From the genome of Callithrix jacchus isolate 240 chromosome 7, calJac240_pri, whole genome shotgun sequence, one region includes:
- the SLC5A9 gene encoding sodium/glucose cotransporter 4 isoform X3, translating to MPQYLKKRFGGQRIQVYMSVLSLILYIFTKISTDIFSGALFIQMALGWNLYLSTGILLVVTAIYTIAGGLAAVIYTDALQTVIMVGGALVLMFLGFQDVGWYPGLEQRYRQAIPNVTVPNTTCHLPRPDAFHMLRDPVSGDIPWPGLIFGLTVLATWCWCTDQVIVQRSLSAKSLSHAKGGSVLGGYLKILPMFFIVMPGMISRALFPDEVGCVDPDICQRICGARVGCSNIAYPKLVVALMPVGLRGLMIAVIMAALMSSLTSIFNSSSTLFAIDVWQRFRRKATEQELMVVGRVFVVFLVVISILWIPIIQTSNSGQLFDYIQAVTSYLAPPITALFLLAIFCKRVTEPGAFWGLMFGLGLGLLRMILEFSYPAPACGEVDPRPAVLKDFHYLYFALLLCGLTAIVIIIVSLWTTPIPEEQLKRLTWWTRNCPLSELEKEAHESTPEISKRPAGECLAGGGVLENSSPDPEQPEAPCRSWGKLFWGWFCGLSGAREQALSPAEKAALEQKLTSIEEEPLWRRICNINAVLLLAINIFLWGYFA from the exons ATGCCCCAGTACCTGAAGAAGCGATTTGGGGGCCAGAGGATCCAGGTGTACATGTCTGTCCTGTCTCTCATCCTCTACATCTTCACCAAGATCTCG ACTGACATCTTCTCTGGAGCCCTCTTCATCCAGATGGCTTTGGGCTGGAACCTGTACCTCTCCACGGGGATCTTGCTGGTAGTGACAGCCATCTACACCATCGCAG GGGGCCTTGCGGCCGTGATCTACACAGATGCCCTGCAGACGGTGATCATGGTGGGGGGAGCCCTGGTCCTCATGTTTCTGG GCTTTCAGGATGTGGGCTGGTACCCAGGCCTGGAGCAGCGGTACAGGCAGGCCATCCCTAATGTCACAGTCCCCAACACCACCTGTCACCTCCCACGGCCCGATGCCTTCCACATGCTGCGGGACCCTGTGAGCGGGGACATCCCTTGGCCAGGCCTCATTTTCGGGCTCACAGTGCTGGCCACCTGGTGTTGGTGCACAGATCAG GTCATTGTGCAGCGGTCTCTCTCGGCCAAGAGTCTGTCCCATGCCAAGGGAGGCTCCGTGCTGGGGGGCTACCTGAAGATCCTCCCCATGTTCTTCATCGTCATGCCTGGCATGATCAGCCGGGCCCTGTTCCCAG ATGAGGTGGGCTGTGTGGACCCTGATATCTGCCAAAGAATCTGTGGGGCCCGAGTGGGATGTTCCAACATCGCCTACCCCAAGCTAGTCGTGGCTCTCATGCCTGTTG GTCTGCGGGGCCTGATGATTGCTGTGATCATGGCCGCCCTCATGAGCTCACTCACCTCCATCTTCAACAGCAGCAGCACCCTGTTCGCCATTGATGTGTGGCAACGCTTCCGCAGGAAGGCAACAGAGCAGGAGCTGATGGTGGTGGGCAG AGTGTTTGTGGTGTTCCTGGTTGTCATCAGCATCCTCTGGATCCCCATCATCCAAACCTCCAACAGTGGGCAGCTCTTCGACTACATCCAGGCTGTCACCAGTTACCTGGCCCCGCCCATCACTGCTCTCTTCCTGCTGGCCATCTTCTGCAAGAGGGTCACAGAGCCC GGAGCCTTCTGGGGCCTCATGTTTGGCCTGGGATTGGGGCTTCTGCGCATGATCCTGGAGTTCTCATACCCAGCGCCAGCCTGCGGGGAGGTGGACCCGCGGCCAGCAGTGCTGAAGGACTTCCACTACCTGTACTTTGCACTCCTGCTCTGCGGGCTCACTGCCATCGTCATCATCATTGTCAGCCTCTGGACAACTCCCATCCCTGAGGAACAG CTCAAACGCCTGACATGGTGGACTCGGAACTGCCCCCTCTCTGAGCTGGAGAAGGAGGCCCATGAGAGCACACCAGAGATATCCAAGAGGCCAGCTGGGGAGTGCCTTGCAGGAGGCGGAGTGCTGGAGAACTCCAGCCCAGACCCGGAGCAGCCTGAAG CCCCATGCAGGTCCTGGGGAAAGTTGTTCTGGGGCTGGTTCTGTGGGCTCTCTGGGGCACGGGAGCAGGCCCTGAGCCCAGCAGAGAAGGCTGCACTAGAACAGAAGCTGACAAGCATCGAGGAGGAGCCACTCTGGAGACGCATCTGCAACATCAACGCTGTCCTCTTGCTGGCCATCAACATCTTCCTCTGGGGCTATTTTGCGTGA